Proteins encoded together in one Kingella oralis window:
- a CDS encoding uroporphyrinogen-III C-methyltransferase yields the protein MTDNTPNRQPENQAARSEPAIETQTTEPQTQPEKPAEPVAQSAPQKQPEKQPAQQSVKQPVKQPEPAPQPQPIVIQQKSSGGRGIATGALVLSLIALGASGFLFVQGQNVLKQQEMRIGQDLNKAALGNSENAALLQSTLAKQAELDAQLSKILQNEGDTAQTLDGIHRAYAELLKGRVNWLVDEIEVTLNTASQQLLLSGNVPVATAVLENVEQRLSRFEQPELLPIKQAISQDLAALKNRPYLNVSATALRLDRLESAVDSLPLLVDSTMNAQNAEPAPTSKAGSFWTRAWDNTSELVKSMVEVRKLDNNDAMLIGSEQVFYLRENLRMRLLDARLALLQHNSEVYQNDLAAIEETVKRYFDVQSPNTQTWLKEVGELKSVEIRMISDESLKASLAAVRDYQNNVRTALPVVLPESKPAAPVAQAASAPKAASQPAPAAPTPTTPAASEPKSEKADSKAASQPASKPSASEPVAKPASETKGAKA from the coding sequence ATGACCGACAACACACCCAACCGGCAGCCTGAAAACCAAGCTGCCCGCAGCGAACCAGCCATTGAAACCCAAACAACCGAACCCCAAACGCAGCCTGAAAAACCCGCCGAACCCGTTGCCCAATCTGCTCCGCAAAAGCAGCCTGAAAAACAGCCGGCACAACAATCCGTAAAACAGCCCGTAAAACAACCGGAACCCGCGCCGCAACCACAACCCATCGTCATCCAACAAAAAAGCAGCGGCGGGCGCGGCATCGCCACAGGCGCGCTCGTGCTCTCGCTGATTGCACTGGGCGCAAGCGGCTTTTTATTCGTGCAAGGGCAAAACGTGCTCAAACAACAAGAAATGCGTATTGGGCAAGATTTAAACAAAGCCGCGCTGGGCAACAGCGAAAACGCCGCGCTGCTGCAATCCACCCTCGCCAAACAAGCCGAGCTAGACGCACAGTTAAGCAAAATCCTGCAAAACGAAGGCGACACCGCGCAAACGCTAGACGGCATCCACCGCGCCTACGCCGAGCTGCTCAAAGGGCGCGTAAACTGGCTGGTGGACGAAATTGAAGTAACGCTCAACACCGCATCGCAACAGCTTTTGCTATCGGGCAATGTGCCCGTTGCCACCGCCGTGTTGGAAAACGTTGAACAACGCCTCAGCCGCTTTGAGCAGCCTGAATTGCTGCCCATCAAACAAGCCATCAGCCAAGATTTGGCCGCGCTGAAAAACCGCCCCTATCTCAACGTTTCCGCCACCGCCCTGCGCCTAGACCGCTTGGAAAGCGCGGTGGACAGCCTGCCGCTGCTGGTGGACAGCACCATGAACGCCCAAAACGCCGAGCCCGCGCCCACATCCAAAGCAGGCAGCTTCTGGACACGCGCATGGGACAACACCAGCGAGCTGGTGAAAAGCATGGTGGAAGTGCGCAAGCTGGATAACAACGATGCCATGCTCATCGGCTCGGAACAAGTGTTCTACCTGCGCGAAAACCTGCGCATGCGCCTGTTAGACGCGCGGCTTGCCCTGTTGCAACACAACAGCGAAGTCTATCAAAACGACCTTGCCGCCATCGAAGAAACCGTTAAACGCTATTTTGACGTGCAATCGCCCAACACCCAAACATGGCTCAAAGAAGTGGGCGAGCTCAAATCGGTAGAAATCCGCATGATTTCAGACGAATCGCTCAAAGCCAGCCTTGCCGCCGTGCGCGATTATCAAAACAACGTGCGCACCGCGTTGCCTGTGGTGCTGCCTGAAAGCAAGCCTGCCGCGCCTGTTGCGCAAGCGGCATCCGCGCCCAAAGCGGCATCGCAACCCGCGCCCGCAGCTCCAACCCCAACTACGCCAGCCGCATCCGAACCCAAATCCGAAAAAGCAGACAGCAAAGCCGCCAGCCAGCCTGCATCCAAACCATCCGCCTCCGAGCCGGTGGCTAAACCCGCCAGCGAAACCAAAGGAGCCAAAGCATGA